Below is a genomic region from candidate division KSB1 bacterium.
GAGATTGAAGTCGAAACGGAAGAGGGGAGGTTTACAGAGTTTGTAGTGAAGTTGCCGAAAGTTTAGTCCAGCACGAAATCTCAATTAGGGTACTTTTTGCACGTGTGGATACCCCAGAATCTTCGCGTCAACTGTCATCAGTGGGCAGTTGTGAACTCGCGCGGTGGCAACGATCATTTGGTCGGCAGGATCACGGTGAAACGTGCCGGGCAATTGCGTGGATTCTACAGCAATACGCGGCGTGAGATCGAGCAAGCGAACACCGGGATAAGCTAAAGCTTGGTCAAGCCAGTCGGCGACAGGGTTGGGAAGCTTGAGCCGATTGTATTCCACCAACTTTGCGACTTCCCAACAAGAGATGATGCTAATGCCCAAACCTTGAGCTTCGTGCGTTTGAAGATAAGCGCG
It encodes:
- a CDS encoding type II toxin-antitoxin system VapC family toxin, which produces MIVLDTHIWVWWVHGDAQLSNAHRAYLQTHEAQGLGISIISCWEVAKLVEYNRLKLPNPVADWLDQALAYPGVRLLDLTPRIAVESTQLPGTFHRDPADQMIVATARVHNCPLMTVDAKILGYPHVQKVP